The genomic interval GCTTAACTAGCAGACTAACAAATAGGACACCCACACAGTGTAAGCATTTTGATTGGTTAGGGATGTGTTAAATACATTCATGTCTTTCTTGCAAACGTGGTAATTCCTTTCAAGAGAATGCATGCAACATAGTAAAATACCATTCTGAAATACATCTGCCTTTAGAAGTTTTCCAAAATcaattttcacatttcatttgaCACTTTACAAGGTTGTGTCATAATTTTCTCTAGCAAATTCTGATTGTCAAGTCTAACAATGATAGATGATTCCCCTTAGAATCTACTCTAAGTACTTACATATTCACATCTGTCTATCTCTATGTATCATTCATATGTTTGTGCTTAGGGGTAACAGAACGGGAATAAATACAATAACTAGTAAGTTATAGAGGTAAAAATAAATCCAGCTTTTACTTGTTGGTTGTTAAAAGAATGCAACGAAGCTGTGATCAGAGCCCAGAGCGGAGGGCGTCAGCGCCTGCTGTGGGCCTCCCAGGCCTGCAGACGCCCTGTGTCTCTGCAGAGTTGAGGAGGGAGCGCTCTCTACTCACGATAAAGAGCAAACACCAGGGCCAAGGCCACGTACGTTTCCGTTTCGTGTTTCGCAGCAACCCAGCTGTCCCATGCCACATCCCAGATCCATCTGCTGGCAACCTGTGACGGGCCGATTTCAAAAGACCAACCTTAGATTGGTTAAGAAATCGTTTTTAAGTCTATACAagtctgatatatttttaaaagatgcataagTATCTTAGAAAGTGATATTTAAAGAGTAGTTTGTCCAGTCACCCCTTTCCCGAAGACTTAACAGTGATGCTTCCTGGGCCCCCTTTTCTCCCTGGAGCCAGTCCTGTTTGACCCAGAGCCACGGTTTTAGCAGGAGCCAGAGCCCCTGTAAACCGGGCTAAGACTTCTGCCTACACCACTTCTCCGCTGTGTCATCGTCCGTGgatttttctttccatccttaCAGTATCTCCAGAGAAAGCCTGTCAGAACcttgttttgaaataaagaaatggcATTGTTTATACAAGCAAGCTGCTGGAGAACATTCTAGGTCCTTTGCTCACAAAGCCATACACAATTTGCCTACAGCCTACTTGTCCATGGTGTTTCCAAGTGGCCACAAACCTTTTGTGTCTTCTCCCAGAGGGTGAGTCCGTTTCTCCACCCCTTGCGTACGAGTTCGCCCAGGGACGTGCTCTGAGCAAACAACGCCGCAGGGTCTCTGCATCAGGTCTCCGGGGGCCTTCGGCTGCCGCCTTTCCAGAGCGCGGCGAGGAGACCCCCGTCAGGGAGCCCACTGGGCTCCTGTGCAGAGGGGCCCGGGCGCCCCAGCCAACGGCCGGTGCTGGCCGTCAGACACAGGGGTGAGGCTATGTCGGACCCACAGCCCAGCAGAGAGACTGGGGGGCCAGGGACATAGCAGAATGACcagggggctggggacacagcagagaGACCGGGGGCCGGGGCGGGAGGGACGCAGCAGAGAGACCGGGGGCCGGGGCGGGAGGGACGCAGCAGAGTGACCGGGGGCCGGGGCGGGAGGGACGCAGCAGAGTGACCGGGGGCCGGGGCGGGAGGGACGCAGCAGAGAGACCGGGGGCCGGGGCGGGAGGGACGCAGCAGAGAGACCGGGGGCCGGGGCGGGAGGGACAGTCCTGCATCTGGGCTGCCCCACAGAAAGGTGAGCAAACAAACTGCTCTCGTTGTGAGCTAAATCCGGGGGCGGTTTGTCGTGTGGGCCTGTCACCTGTCCCACGTCACACCCGACTCCACCACCAAATTTACCACAAGCACACAGGTAGCAACGGGCACACCAAGGGCCCTCTGCCTCAGCGTCTTCGCCCTCATGTCTCCTCTGGTCGCAAGTTCCTCTCCCTGGTCTCTGGCACAGCTGGTGTCTTCTTGTTGATCAGCTATCAGGAGCACTTCCTGTCTCCAGACAACCCCAGTGCCACTCTGCCCCTCTATCAACCTGTCCTCCCTAAATTTCTCTCGGGAGCACCAATCACCATCTAGAAGCACGGGGGCGTTCCCCTCTCGCCAGAGCCAGGACCTTGTCTGTCTTGCTGATTCGTGTGGCCAGCACCCCCTGCCCGCTTCCGGATGCATCTCTCTCCAGCCGTGCGCGTCGGACGCCCCGCTGGCACACGCGCACCCTTACGTGGCCCCGAGGCGTGTACTCGCACTTGGAAATGACCGGAACAGGCTGGCTGATTACGGAGGACTCTGCGCCGGAGACCACGCTGAGGACCGGCGGCCGGCCTCATGTAATCCTCAGAGCAGCCCCGCCGGGGCGCGTGtcccccccattttacagatgcggaGCCCAGGCCACGGGCTGTGATTGTGGCTGCTGGGTTCCTGCCTAGGccagctggactctggcacctaGACGTTCCCCAGTCCACACTCTTCATTTCTTCAACTCCAGTCCGCGTGGCTGGCTTGCCTGGAGGGCAGTGAAAGCTCCCCGAGAACCCTAATCATGGCCCACGTCTCACCATTCTGGCTTCTCCTCCGCACCTAACGCCCACTAGTGCTTAAAATAAACTTACTGGTTAATTATCAGATGAAATTAAATTGTCAAATTTGGTATGATCAAGGAACAGGATAGCCACACAATTTAGTAAATTATCAATAGAAAATTGCCATTTCTGGGTTAGTACTTTTCAAGTCCATGCAGCGAAACAAGGTACGGTTAACGAACTTAGCCTTCATGAGAGAGGCCCCTTGGGGTCTCGAAGTGCCTTGGAGCCTCACAGTGACGACCACGTCACCTCAGGTGAGACCTCAGGGCTCTAGCTGGTAGATGCTGGATCAAGAGGGTACTTACATTTATCGCCTGACCAGTCTTctgaataaataatacttttgtAATGAACTTGTAGCGGTGGTACCCAAATTCTTTCACTGCTGACAATATGCGGTCTGCTAATTCAAGTGACAGATGAGAGAAGACTTTATCATCATATTTGGCATCTTtaagattttcctttaaaaaataggaaaaatattttaattatctgaccaaatattttctacataaaaattcaagaaaacatgTACCTAAGTAAtacatataacttaaaaatatacatgcgTTCCTAACCAAATTATAGGAAATGAATGTTGTGCTTACCAGTTTATTTCAAtaacaatgttgaataaaatttaCTTTGGTTTTTAATTGCCTTCAGTTGCTCTTCATTACCAACGCTGAGGCTGTAAGTGTCCTTCCCTGGATCACCCAGCAAACAGTAGGAAGACACAGGAATCTTAATGCTTCTGGGAATCCTTAGGGTAGACAAAGGAAACTTTTCTACAGTTTACATATCTGCTAAACCTCAGACTTGAGTTCTCAAATTTGGGTTTCCCGGACCAGAGCTTGTATTCTGCGATTCTGTCTTCCGCTGTCTTCCTGAATTGAAGCCACTTCTGCAGCCCTTTCCCGTGGCGTCGCACTCTCCGTGGGCTCCCGGAGGGCCCCGAGGAGATGGGCAGCTTCCTGCCAGGTCTGCTGTGGATTAATCAcagctggggagagggatgggCGCCATGATGCCTGAGGCTTTCCTACCACCCGGAAGCAGACTGACTTGGACCAATGATGAGTTAACCACACTTCTGGGTCCCAAAATCACAAATGAACTCCTATCAGCTAATTTTATAGGCAGGTAAAACCAAAGAAATagctcttgctttttattttgattccctTCTAGAGTGCTGCTGGACCTGAAACTGGTCTTGAAGCATTCGTTTCCCTCAGGCATTTGGCCATGGTTCCATCTCTCCAACACTTAGCAACATCCACGCTTTCCTCTGAACCTGCCCAGCAGGCCTCAGGCTTCGCCTGCCCAGATGCTCTTACCTAACAAGAAACGGTGCTTGCTATAGGAGATAGCCACACGCTCCGTACGGATACGCTAGTTCTGCATGTAGAACATGCTGAATTTTCCATGAACCCAAGGGAAAATCCCTGGCCTCTTTATGAACTCTAGTTTCCCACCGACATATCCAACTGGCTGTTTTAGGCCACGTGCATGCTCAGTGCAGTCTGTGTGCTGCGGCCAAGCAAGGGACACATCATGTGTGCTTTTATGTCACAAATACTTGCTGAAAATTAGGTAAGAGAAGAAGGTAATcaatttttattatcaatttaaTGTATCAAATTGAGTTGAATTGCTTTATTTCCTGAAG from Suricata suricatta isolate VVHF042 chromosome 7, meerkat_22Aug2017_6uvM2_HiC, whole genome shotgun sequence carries:
- the TCTE3 gene encoding tctex1 domain-containing protein 3 isoform X2, producing MEKRGRGGKPGAAAAPQQPPPQPRKERRPSMFEKESYAQILKERLRESFHDVQTEPLKKFQAHSVETKVQQILSENLKDAKYDDKVFSHLSLELADRILSAVKEFGYHRYKFITKVLFIQKTGQAINVASRWIWDVAWDSWVAAKHETETYVALALVFALYRE